The DNA sequence CACGCCACGGCCATGGCGATCATGACGCGCTGGCACATCCCTCCGGACAGCTCAAACGGGAAGGCGCCGTAGACGCGCCCCGGGTCAGGAATCTGCACCCGGGCGAGCAGGTCCAGGGTCCGGGACCGCGCCGCCCCCGAATGAAGGTCGGTGTGGTGCCGGATGACATCTTCGATCTGCCGGCCCACGGGCCGAATCGGGTTGAGTGCGGCGCGCGCCAGCTGGAAGGTCATGGAGATCTCGCTGCCTCGGAAGCGGCGAAGCGTGCTTTCGTCCGCCGCAAGTAGGTCGGTCCCCTTGAAAAGCGCGCGCCCGGCCGTGACCCGTGCGGTTGGGGGAAGCACGCCCATGATCGCCAGCGCCGAGATGGTCTTGCCCGAGCCACTCTCGCCGACCAGGCCTACGGTCTCGCCCCAACCCACGGTGAATCCCACGCCGTCCAGCACCCTGACGGTCCCGTCGCGCGCGCGGAACTCGAGCGACAGATCCTCGACCGAAAGCAGCGGTCCTGCGCCCCGCATCACGAGCGCCTCCGGGGATCTATGAGGTCACGCAGGCCGTCGCCCATCAGGTTGAACGAAAGCACGGCCAGCATCAGGGCGATCCCTGGGAAGGTCGAAACCCACCACTCGCCCGACATCATAAACGCCGATCCATCGGCCACCATGATGCCCCACTCCGCGGTCGGCGGCCGCACGCCGAGCCCTATGAACGACAACCCGGCCGCGCTGAGGATCGCCCACCCCATGTTCATTGAGGCCTGCACAATCAGCGGGGGCAGGCAGTTGGGGAAGATGTGGGCGGCGAGAATCCGCCTCGGCGTGTTGCCGGCAAGGCGCGCCGCCTCGACGTATCCGGCGTTGCGTCGGACGTTGACCTCGGCGCGGGCGATCCGAGCATACGAGGGAAAGTTGATGAGGGCTACCGTGAGCACGATGTTCATCACAGAGGTCCCGACCGCGGCCATGATTCCCATGGCCAGGACGAAGAGGGGAAAAGCCATAATTGTGTCCACAACGCGCGTAACGACCCGCTCGGTCCAGCCGCCGTAGAAACCGGCGGATGCTCCTGCGGCGCTCCCGGCTGCGAAGGACAGGGTGACCGCGGATATCGCGATGAGCAGGTCGAGGTGCGTCGCCACGATCACCCGGCTCAGAATGTCCCGGCCGAGGTGATCGGTGCCGAACCAGTGCGTGGTCGAAGGCGGCGCCAGATGCGGCCCAACCGCGGTCGCCAGCGGTTCGTGCGGCGCGATCCACTGGCCGAATACCGCCAGCACGACCAGGCCGGTCAGCAGCAGAAACGCGCCGAAGGTCAGCGGGTTTCCGAGCACCACGTATCGGCCCGCTCTGGCCAGGCGGAGTACGGTTGTACTCATGACTCGATCTGCACCCGGGGATCGATCACTCCGTAGAGCAGATCGATAAGGAGGTTGAGCAGCACGTACACCACCGCCATCGTTAGAACGAACCCCTGTACGGGCGCATAGTCGGACGCAATGACGGAATCCAGGGCATATGCGCCTATGCCCGGCCAGGCGTAGATCTTCTCGACCACCACGCTGACCCCCAAGAGAAAGGAGAGGACCAGGCCCAGCGTCGTGACGACCGGCAGCATCGCGTTCCGGAGCGCGTAGACGTAGAGTACCGTCCGCGGCGCGAGACCGTTGGCCCGGGCCGTGCGAACATAGTCGCTGGCCAGGACGCCCAGCATCGCCGCCCGCGTCATCCTGGTGATCGGCGCGAGGGCGGCCAGCCCTAACGTCATCGTGGGAAGGATCAGTTGCTTGGCCGCGGCCAGGAAGAGCCCCGGGTCCCGCGCCAGCAGGCTGTCAATCAGGAAGGATCCCGTCACCGCCGCCGGCGCCTGCCTGAATACCTCCAGACGGCCCAGCGGCGGCGGCGCCCACCCCAGCAGGTAGTAGAGGACATAGACGAGTACCAGCCCGGTGAAGAACACGGGAAGCGAGTTGCCCATCGTGGCCAGCAGGCGTGTCACGTGATCTACCCCGGAGCCGGGGCGTGTCGCGGCAAGCACCCCAAGGGGCAGCGCCAGGGTCAACGCGAGCAGCAGGCCGCAGGTGGCCAGCTCGAGCGATGCCGGCAGCCGGGCGCGCAGGTCTGCCGCGACCGGCTGGCCGGTTGTAAGCGAATGGCCCAGGTCGCCCCGGGTAAGGTCGCGCAGGTACAGTACGAACTGCTCCGGCAGGCTGCGGTCCAGACCCAACCTGCCGCGGATCTCTTCGATCGCTTGGGGAGTAGCGGCCGGCCCGGCAAAGTACGCGGCGGGATCGCCGGGCAGGGCGCGGTTCAACAGGAAGGTGACGACGATCACCCCGACCACGCCCGGTAGCGCGGTCGCCAGCCGCCTGGCCACCATTCTTAGGGACGGGCTGCTCACCTCAGTTCTTCACCAATGAGCGGAAGTCAATCTGGCGATGGAACCAGTATGTGTACCCTGAGATGCTCTTCTGCATCACCACATCCATGGACGGCTGGAACAGCGGCAGAATGGGCACGTCCCGGAGCGCGACCTTGATGAACTCCCTTACCTGCTCGGCGTACCGCTTCTGGTCCGTCTCGAACCGCGCCGCGTCTATGAGCTTGTCCATCTCAGGATTCTGGTAGGAGCTGGTGTTGGACGCGGAGTTGTCGCCGTGCAACACCCACAGGTAGAAGTACTCGGGGTAGTTGAGCCAGCCGCTGAACACGTTGATGATGAGCGGAAGGTCCTTCCGAAGCAGCGCTCCGCGCCAGACCGCGCCCGGGATCTTGTTGATGGTGGCGTTGATTCCTATCAGGCGCAGCGATTCCTGCAGCAGGATCGCCATCGGTTCGTTGGTGGCCGCAAAGCCCGCGTTGAAAGAGATCGTGGTGTCGAACCCATTTGGAAACCCGGATTCGGCCATCAGGGCCTTGGCCTTTGACAGGTTCTGCATGGTGTAGGGCGACATCTTGGGATCGTACCCAAACGTGTTGCTCGCCACGGGCGTGACGAGTGGCGCCGACCGGCCGAACGTAGCCGCCTCGACAATCCTCTTGCGCGGCAGCGCGTAGGCCACCGCCTGCCGGACGCGGACGTCGCTGAAGGGTGCGTGCTTGGCGTTCATCCCCACGTACATCATCGCGTTTTCCACCGGCGTGCCGATGACCGTTAGGTTCCCCTGCTTGGCCAGCTCGACGAAGTCACGGGCGGGCAGATCCATGACGATGTCGGCGTCGCCCCGCTCGATCAGCGCGCGCCGGCTGCCTGCCGAGGGCACCTCGCGCACCACTACCCGCCTAATCTTCGGCAGAGGGCCGGACTTCCAGTTGTCGTTGCGCACGTAGACGGTCTCCTGGCCGGGCCGCCACGACTCCACCTTGTAGGCGCCGCCGCCGGCGGTGTTGTTCCGCAGCCACGCCATCGCCCACGGGTCGGTGGGCGTCGCGTGCCGCTTGGCCAGGGCGGAGTTGAATATGACGGGGACCGGCACCGCCAGGTTCGGCAGGGTCAGCTTGTCTCTTCTCAGGAAGTTGATGCGAAACGTGTGCTCGCCCATTACCACGAACTGCTCAGGCTTTTCCATGCTGCCGGCGTTCATCTGGAACGTGGGAAAGCCGCCGACGGTAACGGCGCGGTCAAAGGACCACTTCACGTCGTGGGCCGTCACCGGTGTGCCGTCGTGGAACTTGGCGTCCTTGCGCAGGACGAACGTGACGGACATGCCGTCCGCCGACAGCCACCACCGCTGCGCCAGCTCGGGTTCGAGCTTCGTGAAGTCGTACGACACGGTGCCGTTAGGCAGGGTCTTCTTGCCGTAGGTCAGCAGCCGATCGTAGGCGTTCCACGTGACACCGTAGACTTGGAAGTTGGCTCCAACGCCGTGGATGTCCATGCTGTTGGGCCCACCCTCCGTCACCACGAGCAGTGTGTCGGAGCGGTCCTGGCTGAAAGACGGCATCGCCATGGTCGTTGAAAGCAACAGCGCGATCGCCGACAGAATCGCTGCCTTCCACCATTGAGACTTCATCTCTGCCCTCCTGTCTTGTGCGTTTTGCCGAGCCATCATCTTGCCTCCGGGTGTATCCGTAGGATCCACAGGCGCATCAGGGTTACATACAGAACGACCGCAACCGGCACTGAGACCAGCCAGGAGTACCGCAGCCAGACCACCCCAAGTATGGAAGCGATCCCGTGCGCCAGGTATGCAGCCGGGTTGAAGCCGCCGCTATACGTGTACGGCCCGTCGCGGCGGAAGAGCGCGGGGACGTTCAGCCGGCGTCCGCGGATGAGGTAGTAGTCCGCAAGCATCACCCCGGCCACGGGCGAGAGCGCCGCGCCGACTGCGGGCAGGTACGTGAGAAATGAGTTAACCAGACGCCACGGCATCACCGCGACGAGACCGATTACCCCACCTAAGAGAACCCCGTGGGCGAAGCTGACTCGGGGTGCGAACAGGCTGCTGAGGACGTATCCAGGAGCATATAGGTTCGCGGCCACGTTCGTGCTCAACTGCGCCAGCAGGATGATTGCCAGCCCGACGAGGACCATCACACCACCCAGAGCAGCGCCAATCGCCTCTACCGGATTGCCGTGGCCGGTGAACACCTTCCCCAGATAGCCCACGGTGGCGAAGAGCATCATGCCCAGCGTGAGGCCGGGGAGCTGCCCCAGCAGGCTGTGCCGGTTGCGATGGAAGAACCCTCGTGCGCCGGGCGTGGTTTTCACGAAGCGGGTGAAATCCGGGATGTTGTCCGCAACGGTAATCCAGTAGGAGAGGTTTGCCGTCACCGCAACCCAGAACGGAATGGGGTTTGTGATTGGGAACGACGCGACCTTTTCCCATCCGCCCTGAGAGCCCAGCAGGTAGACCACCAAGGCCGAGAGCACCAGGAGGGCGGGCGCCGCGAAGTTCTCCACCCGCTTGATGCCGTGGATGCCGCGCATCGTGATCAGTATCTGGAGCGCACCGAACGACCAGTACCACAGTGGCCAGTTGGAGTACCCCGTGAGCAGTCTCACGGACATGTCTATCGCGGTGGCGCCGAAGTAGGTTTGGATCGCGAACCAGCACACTGCGACGCCGGCGCGCAGCAGGGACGGCGCCCAGGCACCCCAGATGCCGTAAGGTGCGCGCAGGTATACGGCATATGTCACACCGTGCTGGATGCCGATGTCGCCGTTGAGCACGGATACAACCCCCACGACGAGGTTACCCAGCGCGATGGCCGCAAGTGCGTCCATGAGCGAAAGCCTTCCTGCGAACGACGCCCCCAGCAGGAAGACGCCCATCTGGGCGACCATGCCGAACCAGAGCCAGACGAAGTCCGTCCAGCCGATTACCCGCTGGTCGGGCCGTGTGGGCAGGATGTCACGGTGCGCAAGGGCCGCCTCTGCGCGGGCAGGTGCAACGGCGGATGCGACCTCCGCGGTCATGGTCTCTGCGGTCACGTGGACTCGGCGGCGCCCGATCCGGCCCGGGTCTCGCTCAGCGCTCTCAAGAGGACCGCTGAGCCGGACACCCATCCAAAGATCCCGCCCTGCGCCTTGATCATCCGGATCCCGGCTTCGTGGAAATCGGGGAAGTATGATGCAACGCAGTCCTCCAGCACGAGGCACTCGAACCCTCGGTCGTTGGCTTCGCGCACGGTGGTGTGCACGCACACCTCGGTTGTGACCCCGGTCACGATCAGGCTCCGAATGCCGCGTTCCCGGAGAATCAGTTCCAGGTTGGTTGCGTAGAACGACCCTTTGCCCGGCTTGTCGATCACGGGCTCACCGTGAGCCGGGGCAAGCTCTGGAACGATCTCGTGCCCGGGCTCGCCCCGAATGAGCACCCGACCCATTGGGCCGGCATCCCCAATCCCCGTCTTCAGGCGCCCCCGCGTCCTCTTTGTGGGCGGAAGGTCGCTGAGGTCGGAGCGGTGTCCCTCCCTTGTGTGTATGACCGTCATGCCGCGGGCGCGAAACGCGTCCAGCACGCGGCGGGTCGGAGCGATGGCCCTGCGCAGGTGGGTGACGTCGTTTCCAAGCATCTCGCCGAATCCGCCTGGCTCTAGGAAGTCGCGCTGCATGTCGATCACCAACAGCGCGACCGCATCCGGGCTGAACTCGAACGGGTAGGGCTCTGCGTCAACCCTCACTCGACACACCTGTTGCATCGTTTCTCTGCGGCCCCATCCTCACCGATTCAGGTATATGGAAGCCAGCAGCTCTTTGACCGCGTGCAGTACGTTGGCCTTGCTCTCAAGGATGTGATCACGGATGGCCGCGCCGGCCGCGCCGGCATCCCCCTTTTCGATGAGTTCGAGGATGCGTGCGTGTTCAAGATACGTGAGGCGGATCCGGTGGGGGTCGGTGAAGTCCTTGGCGCGGATGGCCCGAATCCGCTCGCTGATGGAGCGCAGGTATTCGGCAAGAGCCCCGTTGCCGCCGGCCTCGGCAATCGCGGCGTGGAAGCCCTCGTCCAGGTTCAGCATCGCCTTGGGTGAGGGAAGAGGCTCGGGGATCTCGGCCCAGGTCTCCTGTAGCTTCCTCCAGTCAACCGCGCGCCCGCGGTCCACCGCCAGGGAGACCGCGAAGGTCTCCAGCGCCACACGGACCTCGTACTGCTCTTCAACTTCCGCCAGGTTGATCTCCCGCACATAGTACCCACGCCGTGGGGCGATGCGGATCAACCCGGCCTGCGCCAGTCTCTTGAGCGCCTCGCGGATCGGCGTCCGGCTCGTCTGCCATTCTTGCGCCAACCCGTCCTCCAGCAGCCGCTCGCCGGGCTTGAGGTCGAACGCCAGGACTCGCTCCTTCAGCTCATCGAAGATGCGGTCTGTCAACACAGGGGTCTCTCCGGATATGGCGTACAATCCTGCGTACCTAAGTGTATATCTTATTGCATACGACTCCATGTTTCAAGGGTGTTTGTGATGCTTGGGGGATGTGATCCGTGTCGACTCCCTGCCTGGGCGTGCAGGTTGAGGCACTGCCGGTTGGCGCGACCCTGACGCCGCCCTATGCCTAGAAGGTGGAGCATGCCCAGACACCTCCCGGACTTAGCAGACCCCTGCGGTAGCATCCACACAGCGCCGGTTGAGGAGGTGTACCGTTCGCTGGCGACCGGTCCAGGGGGCCTGTCGCCGGACGAGGCGGAGAGCCGCCTGTACCGCTTTGGCCCGAACGCGATTCGCGAGGTTCGGCGCGCGCCGCTCGTTCTGAAGTTCCTGGCCAACTTCACGCACCTGATGGCCGTACTCCTGTGGGTTGGCGGCACTGCTGGGCGGCGGACCTTCCTAAGGTGTGCCTCAGCTTTCGTGAATGACAGGAGCAAAGCAATCTGTGGGGTGGCCGTGAGCTTTACATTCCTGGTAATACCCTTCACTCTGAATGTATGAGGAGCACCGTCTCTACCAAGGGTCAGGTGACCATTCCGGTGCATGTGCGGAACCAACTCGGCCTGCACCCGGGGACACCCGTGACCTTTGACCTCCGCGAACGGGACGTAATTATGCGAGAAGGCCGCCCGGGTCAACACCCTGTGGACCGCGTATTCGGCACCCTGCGACTGAAGCGGCCGGTGGATGCCCTGCTGGATGAGATGCGCGGCCCCCGTCCGAAGCGGCCATGAAGACCGCCTTGGACACCTCCGTGCTGCTGGATGTCCTCGGTGCTGACCCCACGTTTGGCGAGCAGTCTCGATCGGCGCTGCGGATGGCCTATGACGCCGGGGCCTCGCGGCGTGCGAGGTGGTATGGGCTGAGGTCCGGGCGCACTTTCCTGGGGACGACGCCTTTGACGAAGCCCTGGCTAGTCTCGGCGTGCAGTTCGACCCGGTCTCGGCCCAGGCCGCAATCGCAGCCGGCAAACTGTGGCGGGAACACCGGAAGGGCGCGCGCCTTGCCCGAGACCGGGTCGTCGCGGATTTCCTCGTAGGCGCGCATGCCCGGCTGCAGGCGGATGCGCTTCTTACCAGAGATCGTGGGTTCTACCGGCGGTACTTCGCAGGTCTCAGCATCATCGACCCGACGGTAGGGTAGTCTTCACGGTACATCCTGCCGCCACATACAGGTGTGCCCGTCACCATGAGAGAAACGTGCGTGGACTGAGAGAGGGAGGCGACTCGGTTGGCTGGACTGGGAGTTCGCACCTGGAGACTGCCCGCGCACGCCTTTGGCCCCGGCGCGCTGTCGGCGCTAGAGGGGTACGTGGCGAGCACAGGGGCGCGGCGCCCGCTGCTGGTTTCCGACAGGGCGGTGGCTCGGCTCGGGCTGGCAGAGAGCGTGGTGGCTGCCGCAGGGCTGCCGCAGGGATCGGTAGGCGTGTTCGACGATGTGGATCCTGAACTACCTCTGTCCTGCGTGAGGGCGGCGCTTGAGGCAACGCGGGCCGGCGGGCACGATCTCATCATAGGCCTGGGAGGCGGCAGCACGCTGGACGCAGCCAAGGTCTGCGCGGCGCTGTCCGGTCGGCCGGGTGACGTGCGGGACTACATAGGCGTCGGGAAGGTTCCCGGGCCGGGCCTGCCGAGCATTCTGATCCCCACCACAGCCGGGAGCGGCTCCGAGGCCACCCCCAACGCTCTCATCATGGACTACGAGCGGGGGGAGAAGGTGGCGATGGTCAGCCCGCACCTGATTCCCACTTACGCGATCCTGGATCCGGGCCTGACGAAGACCCTGCCTCCCGCGGTCACAGCCCAGAGTGGCATGGATGTGCTGGCGCACGCCATCGAGTCCTACACATCCCGCAGGGCAGACATGTACACCGAGATGTACAGCCGGCACGCCGCGCTGCTGGCAGGCCGGAACCTGCGCGACGCGGTGCATCGGGGCGGCGACCTGGACGCCCGGGCAGGCATGCTGCTGGGCAGCTTTCTGGCAGGGGCCGCGATCGGCCAGGCAGGCACCTCGGCCACGCACGCCCTGGCCTACCCGTTGGGCGCACGCTACCACGTCCCCCACGGTCTGGCCATTGCACTTCTGCTGCCCAGCGTGATGGCTGCGAACCGGACGGCTGTCGAGGCGAAGTACGCAGAGATCGCGCTCCTGCTGGAGGATGGTTCGCCCGAGGGTGGTCTGCGCGAAGGCCATCAGCGCCTGGACGGCCGCGCCGCGGCGCCGGCGGTGCGCCGCCTGTGCGACGAGATCGGGATCCCGATGGGCCTGGCCCGGCATGGCGTGGATCCGGCCGCCATCCCCGAGATGGCTGCGGAGGCGCACGCGATTCGCCGCCTCATGGACAACAACCCGCGGGAGTTGAGCGTGGAGCAGGTGGCCGCGATCTTCGCAGACGCGATGTGAGGGACGGAACGGTGTCGCGGTTTGCGCTCTCAACGGCGTGGCACATCGCCAGGATCACGGACGCCCGCGAGCTCCTCGCTTTGCCGGCACGGCTGGGTTTCGGCGGGGTGGAGCTCAGCTCGGTGGGCTTGGATCTGGCGGCGGAGGTGCGGGAGGTTGCTGGCGACGGCTACCCGCCCATAGTCAGCCTGCACGCTCCGTGTCCGGTGCCCTACCCAGGGGCCGCGCGCCTTGACGACCTGGCCGCGCTCGACGAACGTCGCCGACGGGCCGCGGTGGATTTCACCAAGGCGACCGTGGACATGGCCGCGGCAGTGCGCGCGCGTGCAATCGTGCTGCACCTGGGCGCCGTGGAGGGCACGCTTCCGCAGCCGGCCATCGTCCAGGCAATGGAAGACGGGATGAAAGTTGGGATGAAAGTCGGGATGGAGGCCGGGGATCGGGACGAGTGGAAGGCACTGCTGGCAAAGGGACTTGCTGCGCGGAAGGCTGTGGCTGATCGCCACCTGGACCGTTGCATGGCAAGCCTGGAGGCACTGACCGCCCACGCCGCGGGATCAGGCGTACGTCTGGGTGCGGAGACCCGTTACGAGTACAACGATCTCCCGAGCTTCGAGGAGTTCGCGGTGATACTTCGGGAGTTCGGGGACCGCGGCGTCGGGTACTGGCACGACGTGGGCCATGGCCACGCCCAGCAGGTGCTCGGCCTGGCGACTCCCGCGCAGTACCTGGAACGCTACGGAGAGCACCTTTTGGGATTTCATCTGCACGACGCCCGTTCAACTCGAGACCACCTGCCGCCCGGCGAGGGTGATGTGGACTTTGAGGCGCTGCGCCCCTACGCCCGCCCGGAGCACCTGCGCGTGTTCGAGGTGTTCAACGTTCAACCCGAGGAGCGGTTGGATCGTTCGCTTCGGTACCTTGAAGAGCTGAACCTCTAGCGCCATTGACACGTCCCCGCACACCGGCCATATAATGAGCAGGACGGATGGACGACGAGACATCCGTACATTTACCCGCCACGAAGCGTCGCTTCATGAAGCGTCGCTCGAGGAGGCATTTTCATCGGGCCGGAGGTGAGAGCGTCGAGCAGCGCACGGTCGTGTACGGGAACTCCTGAACGTCGAGAAGCTCCTGAACAGGGAGGGGAGGAGATAGATGAAGTGTCGCGGTCTGAAGTGGCGCGTCGTCACCATGAGCGTCGCAGCCGTGCTGGCGCTCAGCCTGTCCTCAATGGCAGGACCCCCGCTTCCCAAGGTCGTGATCGGGTGGACGCCTCCTGACATAACCGGTGTCTTCAAGACCGCCACCGATTTCTTCGAGAAGGGCGCAGCCGACGCGAAGAAGGCCGGCATCGAGGTCCAGGTGATCAGCCGCTCCCCGGCCACGCACGTGGCCTTCGCGGACCAGGTGGCCATCATCGAGGACTACATCCAGCGCAAGGTCAGCGTGATCGCCATCTCGCCCATCGAGGTCGAGGTAGTTATTCCCGCCATCAAGAAGGCGAACGCGGCCGGTATCCCGGTCATCATCGTCAACCTGCTGGAGCCCATCAAGGGCGTGGACGTCGCCTCCTATATCGGGTTTGACAACACTGTGGCAGGCATGATCTCCGCCTACTCGCTTCTCGACTACTACGGAGGTCCTGGAGTGCTGGGCACCGGCAGGAAGGTGGACGTGAAGCCGGGCACCTACCTGGACCTCAAGTGGTGGCAGGATCTCTACAAGACCGTGGATCCCAAGACCGCGGCCATCAAGGCGCGCGTTGCGATCATCGAGGGCGTGGCCGGCGGGTTCTTCTCGACGGCGCGCCTGAACGGGTTCAACAAGGTAGTGGGCCCGTTCCCCGGCGTCAAGGTGGTCGGGACGCTGCCGGCCGACTGGAACCGCGAGAAGGGGCGCAAGGCCGCCGAGGACTTCCTGACCCGGAATCCCAAGGGCAGTCTCGAGGCCATTTGGGCTGCTTCCAACGAGATGGGGTTGGGAGCAATGCTCTCGGCTGAGGCAGCCAAGCGCACCGAGATCAAGGTCTTCACCAACGACGTGACCCCGGAATCCACCGAGCGGATTGCCGAGGGGAGATTGATGGCTGAGACCTGGCACGGCTTCCCTGAGTGGGGCTGGTACGGCACGAAGTTTGCCGTGATGCTGGCCCTGGGGCAGAAGGCCGATGTGCCCCAGCTCTTTGACGTGCGTCCCCGCACCGTGTGGAAGGGCAACGCGCGGGAATACTACCCCAACCCCAAGCTGGAGCCCGTCAACTGGGCCGCCATAAAGGCCAAGTTCAAGTAACATGATGGTGGGCCGGGGCCTGTGCAGGCCCCGGCCCGCAAGCAAGGGGCAAACGGCGAGAGGCAAACGGCGAGAGGCACACGGCAAGGGCGCCCCGGCAGTCTGGCACACGGAGGGAAAGGGGCATGAGGGATAGGGGCATGGGAGTCCGCGGTAAGGTGGCGGTGATCACCGGAGGCGGCGCAGGCATCGGCCGCGCCGCGGCCCTCCTGTTTGCGCGCGAGGGTGCGAGGGTAGTCGTGGCAGATGTGGACAGGGAAGCCGGTGCCGCCACGGTTGCGCAGATAGCCGCCGAGGGCGGGGAGGCCACGTTCGTGGCCGCGGATGTGTCCAGGCCGAATGAGGTCGGCCTCATGGTAGAAGCGACCCTGACCGCCTTCGGGCGCCTGGACATCCTGGTGAACAACGCGGCGATCTACCGCCAGGGCGACGCTGAAACCACGACTGAGGACGACTGGCAGCGCATGCTGGAGGTGAACCTGACCGGCCCGTTCCTGTGTGCCAGGTACTGCATCCCCGTGATGCGGCATGGGGGCGGCGGCGTGATCGTCAACGTGGCTTCTGAGGCCGGTCTCGTGGGAATCAAGGGACAGGTGGCCTACAACGTCACCAAGGCAGGGTTGATCGGCCTTACCAGGAGCCTGGCCGTGGACGGTGCGCCGGCGATCCGCGCCAACTGCATCTGCCCGGGCACCTCGGACACTCCCCTGGTTGCGGCGGCGGTGGCGCGCCAGCCCGATCCGGAGGCGGCCCGGCGCGCGCTTGAATCGGTCCGGCCCATGGACCGCCTGGGGCGCCCCGAGGAGATCGCGTTCGGAATCCTGTGCCTGGCGTCCGACGAGCTCGCCTACGCGACCGGGGCCGTGCTGTCGGTAGACGGCGGGTACACCGCGCAGTAGGGGTTCTGAGGTGTCTGGCGGCGAGATCCTCCGACTTGAAGGCATTGACAAGCGCTTCCCGGGTGTCCACGCCCTGGACCAGGTGGACCTCGACCTTGTAGAGGGCGAGATCCACATGCTGCTGGGCGAGAACGGCGCCGGTAAGTCCACGCTCCTCAAGATCCTGAGCGGTTCGATACAGAAGGACGCTGGCCGCATTCTGCTGCGCGGCCGGCCGGTTGAGATCGCGGATGCCAAGCACGCCCGGGCGCTCGGGATAGGGATGGTCTACCAGGAACTCAGCCTCGTGCCCGGTCTGACCGTGGCGGAGAACATCTTCCTGGGACGGTGGCCGGCCCGCGCAGGAGGGTTGGTCAACTGGCATGAGATGGTGGCCCGGGCCGAGGCCGTGCTGGGCAGCCTGGGAGTACCGATAGACCCGCGCATCCCGGTGCGCAATCTATCCGTCGCGGAGCAGCAACTGACGGAGATTGCGAGGGTCCTGGCCTTGGATGTGCAGATTCTGCTGCTCGACGAACCGACCTCGGCCCTATCCGACCGGGACCGCGATCGGCTGTTCGGCCTCCTCCGGGGCCTGCGGGGTAAGGGCGTTTCTGTTCTGTACACGTCGCACAGACTCGGCGAGATCCGGGAGATCGGGGACCGTGCCACGGTGCTGCGTGACGGCCGGAAGGTCGGCACCGTGGCGGTTGCGGACGCCGGCGAGGACGCCGTGGTGCGCATGATGGTCGGGCGTGACATCCGCGAGCGATTTCCCAAGACGTCTGTGCCCATCGGCGCCCCGGTGCTGACCGTCCGCGACCTCTGCGCAGGTGGCCTGCTCCATGGGATCAACTTCACGGTGCACTCTGGCGAGATCCTGGGCATCTTCGGCCT is a window from the bacterium genome containing:
- a CDS encoding ABC transporter ATP-binding protein, which produces MRGAGPLLSVEDLSLEFRARDGTVRVLDGVGFTVGWGETVGLVGESGSGKTISALAIMGVLPPTARVTAGRALFKGTDLLAADESTLRRFRGSEISMTFQLARAALNPIRPVGRQIEDVIRHHTDLHSGAARSRTLDLLARVQIPDPGRVYGAFPFELSGGMCQRVMIAMAVACSPSLLIADEPATGLDVCTQAAVLELIGDLARQNNMATLLISHDLGLLGERADRVVVMHAGHVVETAPTAALLAAPRHPYTAKLIASSPRPSVGLADLVTIPGTIPDFRAQLPPCRFRFRCDRAAPECDQPPLPRVAVGPDHVVACRRPL
- a CDS encoding ABC transporter permease: MSTTVLRLARAGRYVVLGNPLTFGAFLLLTGLVVLAVFGQWIAPHEPLATAVGPHLAPPSTTHWFGTDHLGRDILSRVIVATHLDLLIAISAVTLSFAAGSAAGASAGFYGGWTERVVTRVVDTIMAFPLFVLAMGIMAAVGTSVMNIVLTVALINFPSYARIARAEVNVRRNAGYVEAARLAGNTPRRILAAHIFPNCLPPLIVQASMNMGWAILSAAGLSFIGLGVRPPTAEWGIMVADGSAFMMSGEWWVSTFPGIALMLAVLSFNLMGDGLRDLIDPRRRS
- a CDS encoding ABC transporter permease; this encodes MVARRLATALPGVVGVIVVTFLLNRALPGDPAAYFAGPAATPQAIEEIRGRLGLDRSLPEQFVLYLRDLTRGDLGHSLTTGQPVAADLRARLPASLELATCGLLLALTLALPLGVLAATRPGSGVDHVTRLLATMGNSLPVFFTGLVLVYVLYYLLGWAPPPLGRLEVFRQAPAAVTGSFLIDSLLARDPGLFLAAAKQLILPTMTLGLAALAPITRMTRAAMLGVLASDYVRTARANGLAPRTVLYVYALRNAMLPVVTTLGLVLSFLLGVSVVVEKIYAWPGIGAYALDSVIASDYAPVQGFVLTMAVVYVLLNLLIDLLYGVIDPRVQIES
- a CDS encoding ABC transporter substrate-binding protein produces the protein MKSQWWKAAILSAIALLLSTTMAMPSFSQDRSDTLLVVTEGGPNSMDIHGVGANFQVYGVTWNAYDRLLTYGKKTLPNGTVSYDFTKLEPELAQRWWLSADGMSVTFVLRKDAKFHDGTPVTAHDVKWSFDRAVTVGGFPTFQMNAGSMEKPEQFVVMGEHTFRINFLRRDKLTLPNLAVPVPVIFNSALAKRHATPTDPWAMAWLRNNTAGGGAYKVESWRPGQETVYVRNDNWKSGPLPKIRRVVVREVPSAGSRRALIERGDADIVMDLPARDFVELAKQGNLTVIGTPVENAMMYVGMNAKHAPFSDVRVRQAVAYALPRKRIVEAATFGRSAPLVTPVASNTFGYDPKMSPYTMQNLSKAKALMAESGFPNGFDTTISFNAGFAATNEPMAILLQESLRLIGINATINKIPGAVWRGALLRKDLPLIINVFSGWLNYPEYFYLWVLHGDNSASNTSSYQNPEMDKLIDAARFETDQKRYAEQVREFIKVALRDVPILPLFQPSMDVVMQKSISGYTYWFHRQIDFRSLVKN
- a CDS encoding NCS1 family transporter; this encodes MTAETMTAEVASAVAPARAEAALAHRDILPTRPDQRVIGWTDFVWLWFGMVAQMGVFLLGASFAGRLSLMDALAAIALGNLVVGVVSVLNGDIGIQHGVTYAVYLRAPYGIWGAWAPSLLRAGVAVCWFAIQTYFGATAIDMSVRLLTGYSNWPLWYWSFGALQILITMRGIHGIKRVENFAAPALLVLSALVVYLLGSQGGWEKVASFPITNPIPFWVAVTANLSYWITVADNIPDFTRFVKTTPGARGFFHRNRHSLLGQLPGLTLGMMLFATVGYLGKVFTGHGNPVEAIGAALGGVMVLVGLAIILLAQLSTNVAANLYAPGYVLSSLFAPRVSFAHGVLLGGVIGLVAVMPWRLVNSFLTYLPAVGAALSPVAGVMLADYYLIRGRRLNVPALFRRDGPYTYSGGFNPAAYLAHGIASILGVVWLRYSWLVSVPVAVVLYVTLMRLWILRIHPEAR
- a CDS encoding isochorismatase family cysteine hydrolase encodes the protein MQQVCRVRVDAEPYPFEFSPDAVALLVIDMQRDFLEPGGFGEMLGNDVTHLRRAIAPTRRVLDAFRARGMTVIHTREGHRSDLSDLPPTKRTRGRLKTGIGDAGPMGRVLIRGEPGHEIVPELAPAHGEPVIDKPGKGSFYATNLELILRERGIRSLIVTGVTTEVCVHTTVREANDRGFECLVLEDCVASYFPDFHEAGIRMIKAQGGIFGWVSGSAVLLRALSETRAGSGAAEST
- a CDS encoding GntR family transcriptional regulator, with the translated sequence MLTDRIFDELKERVLAFDLKPGERLLEDGLAQEWQTSRTPIREALKRLAQAGLIRIAPRRGYYVREINLAEVEEQYEVRVALETFAVSLAVDRGRAVDWRKLQETWAEIPEPLPSPKAMLNLDEGFHAAIAEAGGNGALAEYLRSISERIRAIRAKDFTDPHRIRLTYLEHARILELIEKGDAGAAGAAIRDHILESKANVLHAVKELLASIYLNR